The DNA region CCTTCAGCCCGGCGTCACCGAATGGATACTCGGGGAAAACAGGATTCCGATCGCAATAAAGATCATCGACACCTTTCTTGCCCCCGATTCATACATCATTTCGCTTGCACGGATGAAGGCTCATAACTGTGTGCTCGCAACCCTCACCCTCAAGAACGTTATCATGGCATCGCCGCTCAATCTTCCCGCGGGCCATCCGGATTTTGTGAGCAATCAGTATGAAAAAGCGAAAATGCACCAGGGAAATATCCACGGGATCAATTACAACATCTATCTTCTTACGCATAAAATCCGTCCCCAGCTCGCAATCATCGACGGTTTTGTGGGCATGGAGGGAAACGGCCCGACCGAGGGAACGCCTGTGGAACATGGTGTTGCCCTTGCCGGGCTCGATGCTGTCGCCGTTGACAGAATCGGTATCGAACTCATGGGGGTCAGGTATGCCGATGTGGGATATCTCCAGTGGTGTTCGGACGCCGGATTAGGACAGGGAAATCGTGAGAAAATCGAGATACTCGGCCCCGATATCGAACGGCATATTATTCCCTACCGTATGCATGACAACATCGAGTGGCAGCTCAAGTGGAAGAATGATCCAAAAACAGTGAACGGATAATGTACAGGTTTCGGCGGATATGGTTGACTTGAAAGAACCGGGGCCGTTACTGAAGAGAATCTTCTCTATTTTTGTAATAACACTTCCCGCCTTGTATACCATCAAATCATGATGATTAACTGCTGGCCTGTAAAAAACGATGCTCAATAAAAAAAATTAATAAAAATTTACCATATTTTTTTAAACCTTTTTCCATATAAATCGTCTTTAGAAGAACAAGGAATTAATTATTTCGTCAGTGGATTTAATCACCGTATCCACCCTTTTTTAACCTCTCACATCACATTAAGGGATCAACACCCTCATGAGAAAAAAAGTGCTCATTGTAATCGGGGTCATTTTTATTGCCTTTATGACTTGGCGTATCGTATCGCATGTAAAAGGACCCGTTACCGGTGCACCCGGTGGGGGACGGCCGCCGGTCGCGGTTGAAATCGAAAGTGTCAGGCAGGCCCCTATTAAGGAAATTCACCAGTTCACCGGCACTGTATTCCCGATCTATCAGTATATTATTTCGCCGAAGGTATCCGGACGGGTGGTTGAAATCAGAAAACGGATCGGTGACTGGGTAACCAAGGGAGAAGTAGTTGCCCGGATCGATGATGCGGAGTACCAGCAGGCTGTTCGCGAAGCCGAGGCGAATCTCAGAATTGCACAGGCCTCTCTGACGGAAGCAAAGAGCCAGTTCGAACTTTCCCGTCAGGAGCTCGAACGCGCGCAGTCGCTCCAGGAAAAAGGTATCGCCTCGCCGTCCGAGCTCGATGCTGCCTCGACGAGTTTCGATGCCCAGAAATCCCGTCTCGAACTTGCGCAGGCCCAGGTCGAACAGCGCGAAGCCTCGCTCACATCCGCAAAAATCCGCCTCAGTTATACGGTTCTTGCCGCTACCGAGCCGGGATATATCGGCGAACGGTATACCGATGAGGGAGCCCTGCTTGCGCCCAATGCCCCGCTCGTTTCGGTCATAGGCATCAATACAGTGCTCATACGGACGACGATTATCGAGCGCGATTACGGTCTCATACACGAGGGCCAGCTTTCGAGTGTCATGGTGGATGCATTTCCGGGAAAACGGTTCACCGGTAAAGTGGCACGTATTGCCCCTCTGCTTCAGGAGGCTTCGAGGGTCGCCAAGATGGAAATTGAGGTTCTCAATGACTCCCTGTATCTTAAACCGGGAATGTTTACACGGGTCGATATCGTGCTCAACGAAAAAGAATCAGCCCAGATCGTTCCGAGCAGAGCTGTGGTGAGACGGAACGGTAAAGAGGGTGTTTTCATGGTCAGTCCGGACGGAACGCAGGCTCAATATTATCCCGTGGAAGTTGGTATCGTGACACCCGAAGCGACGGAGATTGTCTCGCCGAAACTCGATGGATTCGTGGTTACCCTCGGTCAGCATCTCCTGGAGAACGGAAGCCCCATAATACTCCCTGACCAGTCCGGAACAGAAGGTTCTCCAGCGCAAACGGGTAAAAAAGGCCAGCCGCCAAAATCCGGCAAGGAGTCGGGAACATGAATATAGCCAGCGGATCAATACATCGTCCCATTCTGACAACGATCATTTTTCTTATCATCATAACATTGGGTCTCGTATCGTTCTGGCGCCTTTCCATCGACCTTATGCCCGAAGTGACCTATCCCTCTATTTCTGTCAGAACAACTTACGGCAATGTCGGACCTCAGGAAATGGAGGAACTGATAACGAGGCCGATTGAGGAGGCGCTTGCTGCAGTACAGGGCGTCGAAGAAATCACATCGTCCTCCACCGAGGGACAGAGTACGGTGCGGGTAGCGTTTACATGGGGCACCGATCTCGATGTCGCCGCCAACGATATCCGTGACAGGATCGATCGGATCATGGGTCGTCTTCCCGAGGATATCGAACGGCCCACTATTTTTAAATTCGACGTCTCGGCATTTCCGATCGTTTTCCTCGGTGTTTCGAGCAACATGAACGCCCTCGATCTCCGGCGTCTTGTCGATGATCAGGTCAAATACCGTCTCGAACGGGTTCCCGGCGTCGCAGCGGTCAACATATATGGCGGGTTGACCCGTGAAATCCATGTCGATCTTCAGGCCCCCAAGCTCAAGGCGCTCGGGCTGTCAACCGAAGCGATCATCTCCGCGCTCCAGAACGAGAATCGTAATGTACCAGCCGGTCTTTATGAAAAAGGGAACCTCGAAGTTCTCATCAGGACACAGGGAGAATATCGTTCGCTCGATGAGATACGCGATACAGTCGTTACCATTCGGGACGGCACGCCGATCCAGATAAGGGATGTTGCAGATGTGGAGGATTCCTGGGAAGAAGTACGTCGCGAATATCGCATTAACGGCACACCCGGCGTCCGTCTTTCAATAAACAAACAGTCCGGCTCAAACACCGTTAAGGTTGCCGAGGCCGTTCAAGTCGAGATGGAGCGGATAAATCGGGATATCCCACAGATACAACTGGTTACCCTGACTGATACATCGATCTATATAAAACAGTCGATCAATAATGTCGGTGTTTCCACACTTCTCGGCGGAATTCTCGCTGTTCTCATCCTGTTTCTGTTCCTCCGGAATCTGTCGAGCACCGCTATTATCGCCACCGCGATTCCTATTTCCATCATTGCCACATTCGGACTCATCTATTTTGGCGGATTTACCCTGAATATCATGACGTTCGGCGGTCTTGCACTGGGAATCGGCATGCTTGTCGACAGCGCCATCGTTGTGCTCGAGAATATATACCGGCACCGTGAGAGCGGAGAAAATCCCATAAAGAGCTCTCTGGACGGAACATCCGAAGTCTGGTCTGCGATCGTTGCCAGCACGCTCACCACGCTTGTGGTTTTTATTCCGGTGATTTTCATCCGGGGTATGTCCGGAATCATGTTCCAGCAAATGGCTTATGTTGTCACATTCTCCCTGATGTGCTCGCTCATTGTCGCGCTGACACTCGTTCCCATGCTTGGCTCGCGGTTTCTCAAATACCAGCCGGTGCAGCATTTTACAGGGGAGAACTGGCTTCATAGAATTTATGCTTTAAGTGAGGAAACGTTCAAAAAAGTTGAGCAGCAGTATTCACAGGTGTTGCAGTGGGCGCTCGGTCATCGGAAGATTATTATCATTACCACGGTGGGTCTTTTTGTGATTTCAGTCCCTCTTGTCCGGTTTATCGGGGTTGAACTGATGCCCGCCGCCGATGAGAGCGAAGTCAGAGTAACAGTCGAAATGGCAGTAGGCACACGGCTCGAAGTACTCGACCAGGCCACACGGACTGTGGAAAAGATTATCATTAAAGAAGTTCCCGAACGAAAGTCCATACTTTCCAGTGTCGGCGGCGGCGGTTACATGTCTTCCGGAGGTCATACATCCTCGCTGACTATACCGCTTGTCCCCAAGAGCCAGCGCAAGCGGAGCAGCGAGCAGGTTGCCAATGATCTGCGAAGGGTACTTTCCGGTCTTCCGGGAGTTACGATTCGAACGAGAGCCGGGCAGGGTTTATTCCTTCTCAGGATGGGATCTTCTTCTACCGACAACATCAGTGTTGAGATTCGCGGTTACGATCTGGCTGTAGCGCAGGACCTGGCACAGCGGGTCAATGAAGTTGTCAAACAGGTGCCCGGTATTACCGATACCCAGATTAGCCGCGAAGAAGGGAATCCCGAACAGGTCATCCGTGTCGACCGTCAGAAAGCGGCCGATCTCGGACTGAGTGTATCACGGATCGGAGATGCTCTTGAAACCGCAGTCGGCGGTACAACCGCATCGTATTTTCGCGAGGGAGGCAAGGAGTACCGTATTCTCGTCCGGCTGAGCGAGGAAGACAGGAAAGACCTGAGCGAGCTGCTCGACCTGACTGTGGTCAACAACCGCGGCGAGCCGGTGATTCTCCGTAATGTCGTAACGAGCACACCCCTCGAGGGACCGGTTAGAATCGAGCGGAAAGACCAGGAAAGGATCATCACGGTCAACGCCAACTTTACCGGCCGTGACATGGGTTCGGTCATCAAAGACATACGGAAAGAACTCACTACTGTTCCCAAGCCGAAAGATTTTACCACCCTTTTCGGTGGAGATTACGAAGAGCAGCAGAAAGCGTTCCATGAGCTTCTGGTCGGCTTCCTCCTTGCGATATTCCTTGTATATATGGTGATGGCAGGACAGTTCGAATCGTTCAGGGACCCGTTCATCGTTCTGTTTTCCATTCCCATGGCATTGATCGGTATCGTGGTGACCATGATCATGACCAATACCACGTTCAGCATGCAGGCATTTATCGGATGTATCATGCTGGCAGGAATTGTGGTCAATAATGCAATCCTCCTCGTCGATTATACCAACCAGCTGAGGCGCATTCATGGCATGGAATTAATAGAGGCGGTGAAAATTGCCGGTTCACGGCGGCTCAGGCCGATTCTCATGACGACGATGACGACAGTGCTCGGACTTCTCCCGCTTTCATTCGGCATGGGTGAGGGAGGAGAAGCACAGGCGCCGCTTGCCCGTGTGGTTATCGGCGGGCTGTTGAGCTCGACGCTTATCACCCTTGTCCTCGTGCCGGTGGTTTATTCGGTTTTTGAACAGAAACTCAAACCAAAAAATGATCTGGTGGAATCATGA from bacterium includes:
- a CDS encoding DUF362 domain-containing protein, encoding MSLSRRGFIRYIPAGLAGIAAGSQIKTHEAGAALPSSMKSRVSFAAGKDRRELIAEALKPFENEIRAGIKGKQVVIKPNCVWDGNPLCATDPDAIRAVLDFLKPIYDRQVIIGESTASPKGTMYTFEEYGYTPTAKEYNVKLVDLNLQPGVTEWILGENRIPIAIKIIDTFLAPDSYIISLARMKAHNCVLATLTLKNVIMASPLNLPAGHPDFVSNQYEKAKMHQGNIHGINYNIYLLTHKIRPQLAIIDGFVGMEGNGPTEGTPVEHGVALAGLDAVAVDRIGIELMGVRYADVGYLQWCSDAGLGQGNREKIEILGPDIERHIIPYRMHDNIEWQLKWKNDPKTVNG
- a CDS encoding efflux RND transporter periplasmic adaptor subunit; the encoded protein is MRKKVLIVIGVIFIAFMTWRIVSHVKGPVTGAPGGGRPPVAVEIESVRQAPIKEIHQFTGTVFPIYQYIISPKVSGRVVEIRKRIGDWVTKGEVVARIDDAEYQQAVREAEANLRIAQASLTEAKSQFELSRQELERAQSLQEKGIASPSELDAASTSFDAQKSRLELAQAQVEQREASLTSAKIRLSYTVLAATEPGYIGERYTDEGALLAPNAPLVSVIGINTVLIRTTIIERDYGLIHEGQLSSVMVDAFPGKRFTGKVARIAPLLQEASRVAKMEIEVLNDSLYLKPGMFTRVDIVLNEKESAQIVPSRAVVRRNGKEGVFMVSPDGTQAQYYPVEVGIVTPEATEIVSPKLDGFVVTLGQHLLENGSPIILPDQSGTEGSPAQTGKKGQPPKSGKESGT
- a CDS encoding efflux RND transporter permease subunit, with translation MNIASGSIHRPILTTIIFLIIITLGLVSFWRLSIDLMPEVTYPSISVRTTYGNVGPQEMEELITRPIEEALAAVQGVEEITSSSTEGQSTVRVAFTWGTDLDVAANDIRDRIDRIMGRLPEDIERPTIFKFDVSAFPIVFLGVSSNMNALDLRRLVDDQVKYRLERVPGVAAVNIYGGLTREIHVDLQAPKLKALGLSTEAIISALQNENRNVPAGLYEKGNLEVLIRTQGEYRSLDEIRDTVVTIRDGTPIQIRDVADVEDSWEEVRREYRINGTPGVRLSINKQSGSNTVKVAEAVQVEMERINRDIPQIQLVTLTDTSIYIKQSINNVGVSTLLGGILAVLILFLFLRNLSSTAIIATAIPISIIATFGLIYFGGFTLNIMTFGGLALGIGMLVDSAIVVLENIYRHRESGENPIKSSLDGTSEVWSAIVASTLTTLVVFIPVIFIRGMSGIMFQQMAYVVTFSLMCSLIVALTLVPMLGSRFLKYQPVQHFTGENWLHRIYALSEETFKKVEQQYSQVLQWALGHRKIIIITTVGLFVISVPLVRFIGVELMPAADESEVRVTVEMAVGTRLEVLDQATRTVEKIIIKEVPERKSILSSVGGGGYMSSGGHTSSLTIPLVPKSQRKRSSEQVANDLRRVLSGLPGVTIRTRAGQGLFLLRMGSSSTDNISVEIRGYDLAVAQDLAQRVNEVVKQVPGITDTQISREEGNPEQVIRVDRQKAADLGLSVSRIGDALETAVGGTTASYFREGGKEYRILVRLSEEDRKDLSELLDLTVVNNRGEPVILRNVVTSTPLEGPVRIERKDQERIITVNANFTGRDMGSVIKDIRKELTTVPKPKDFTTLFGGDYEEQQKAFHELLVGFLLAIFLVYMVMAGQFESFRDPFIVLFSIPMALIGIVVTMIMTNTTFSMQAFIGCIMLAGIVVNNAILLVDYTNQLRRIHGMELIEAVKIAGSRRLRPILMTTMTTVLGLLPLSFGMGEGGEAQAPLARVVIGGLLSSTLITLVLVPVVYSVFEQKLKPKNDLVES